The Hordeum vulgare subsp. vulgare chromosome 4H, MorexV3_pseudomolecules_assembly, whole genome shotgun sequence genomic interval gataaacacacgagtcagcggaagcaacaaatatctaagtacagacaccaaacatgataatgccttagagaaggctagaacaaaagatacaacgatcaaacgaggcgcggcctcctgcctgggaacatcctaaactactcctggttgtCAGCGGCCTCCATCAAGTAGCTGGCACCGTCGAGGTAGCAGTCGTCGACGGCGGGATACGTCATCTCGcgggctccaacatctggtcgcaacaacggatcgagggaaaaagggggagcaaagcaatggtgagtactcatccaaagtactcgcaagactgacatcagaattaTACTaagatatgcatcagtatcaagggaaggtgttatatgtggactgattgCAACAAggtgagaatagagagagaaggcctagtcgtatcgaagactagcatcttcaggggtcttgcagcaatagacgagagtagaagagGTAACActgttaatagtcatattgttgcagcaatattaattaaagtcacgcccagagatcctccttcgactccctgtgaggaagcaatcccggagcaaacattccagttaagtaaaaattgtagttgtataagattggggcgcaactccaagtcgtcgtgtaaccgtggacacagctatccgaatagttaatattctttctgtaggggtgcaccaagtttcccgccacgctcgataaactctggccagacacactttcctcggtcatgcCCAGCCTCGGAACATCCACACGTTGcaaccccacctagactcaacagaggggccagcccgccggtctaaatcctaagcgcgaagggttcatgggcccatcatCCATTGCGCTCCTGCATGTTGCGAGGGCGGCCAATGTCACtcttggcacctcttatacaagaatggTGATAATCTAGACCACTCGGACGCACGCTGCTCCATTGCTGATGTGTgaagagctttggctgataccacgacgtcgagtacccataacttctcccgtgtagccggttagtgcgaaaaggtctctgaccaacccagatcaaatacgcaaatccttagcattttaattatcTCGTCGACACTTCCAtgcggaatccacccgcctaacatttattcatcaatgttcccagtaacatggtaagtaattgtgtggttgtaacattacGGGgattcgaggtatcaccctcgatggattccgaacgatgtagtcatcaaggtggccagggagtaatcaccctcgatgggccaCACTTGATGGGTTGTATGACAAAGTCGTTACCGGAGGTGGtgcaggaggaatcacccttcgagaaccaccgtcggtcaactacactacaacgctaacatcggagtacgtaacggggtgtcaccctcggtactcgatagtagttctacagcgtcgtacaactaaggggggtgtgagtgttgtgtcgggtcttggctcgtcgatcgatTGATCGAGGcttgacgataaagcgggggcaactggtCTAAGGGGTCGAAGGGGATGACtgttccacctatactaaacagttttagggTGCAGTAGAATAATGTAGTagtttatcaaaaacaggctatgcatcagatataggagctaactacaacagtagtaaAATTCTAATGCtagcatgagggagaaataataggcgatataggaatgatcaaagggggtttgcttgccttgttgctctgcggcaaagggctggtggtCAGAGGCGTAGTCGTACCCGACAGTAGAGTCAGTCTCagggtctaccagtaagaagagggggaagaaacaataaataacaacaacaggtccaacatgatgcatgacatggcaatgtcataggctaggcatgagctaacatagtaCTGGTCattatagacggatcgggaaaatatcagatgacatTTTCCGGGTCTCTCACTACTACCGGTCAAGTGAaacggatggaaaagttccatgttctttATGCTAGGGACGTGCGACAGACGAACAGATAACGTATCCATGTTTGTCTCGTTTTTCTGATAACCTTTCATgtgtaaattattttcatccggattacgGATTATTTTACATTAATTTTGAAATTTTTATTAATATTCTTGATATTCTTTTACCTACTTACTTTGACACTATATAACAGAATACATTTTACATAATACATTTTGTACCCAATATGATCTAGCCCCACTGGATGACAAGTGGGTCCTAGGGTCGACTGTTGACCGGTCAAAGGTCTAGTCAGCAGTCAACTGAGTTGATTGTTGACTGGGTCAAACTAACATGTGGGGGCCACATGTCATTGCCTCAAGTTATTACATATTATTTTAAACATGTTATTTAGAGGGGGCTGTCCCATTGGTCATTTCCACACACCTTAACatttttttattagttttaaattaTCATAAGGGGTTCACAAGTCCTACATTGCTAAAATAATAAAGTACAtaattaatctaattaaattgattaaataactaattaggtgcttaattatttagttaattaattaattaattacctAAATATTCATTTTCACCTTTTATTTTTTTAAGAACAATTCGTGTGTGAGTCAACACGGGATGGGCCCCGGTTGTCATgcacttggggggggggggttacccCAAACTAATCTAACACAGGGGGGTTATCCCCCCTGATTTGACAGAGAGGTGGTCAGGGGGATGCGCGCGGGCGATGGCCGACGCAGTGGGGCAGAGCCTCATGCGGGAGGCACTCAGGCCTGCGGCGCGAGGGGTGCATCCAGTACGCGGGGTTGGGCACCCACAGGAGTAGAGCTCGGGCCGCGGGACAAAGGTTCGAGAGAGTGGGCAAGGTGCGGTGGCCACGGGTGCTAGCGGCGAGCGGGCACGAGCGGGTCGTGGCCAGGCGCGAGGCAACAACGAGATGGGGGGCGAGGGCTAGCCGAAGGGGTaaaggagagagaggggaggggtgctCACAGTCCGTTGTAGGGGGGCAACATGCTTGTGGTGGTGGGAAGGGGAGGTGACGAGTAGGAGGCCGGGGAGGCGACGCGGGGGTGTGGCTCGACGGTGGCCGGTGGCCGGCAGGGAGGTCGGCGAGGTGGTCGGAGCAGCAACAACACGCCAGGAGGCTCGAGCCGAAAGAGAGGAAGCCAGGGGAGACAGCCGTCGGGGTGGTGGATCCGACGGAGGGGTGTAGTGGCGAGGATCGGTGCCGACAGGGAAGCCGGCGGGCGCCGCTGCCGGCGTGTGGCATCGATGGGGGCAGCTGGTCCCTATCCAGATCAGGATCGGGTGGGGAGAGAGGTGGGAGATCATGGGTTGTTGGTGGGACTCTCCCAGGGGGAGGGGGATAAGGCCAGGGCCCAGTTGGGACGGGGACCAGGGGGAATAGAGGGGGAGGGGCCTTTTGCTTTCATTTTTTATAAAACCTTGTGTTTTTATATATAAAAGATCATGTTTTAATTAAAAAAACACCAAGGAACTTTTATAAAAATATGAAGTTGGCCTTTGCTGTCATGTGCATTATTTCGTAGCAACATAAAAAATTTGGGGACCCTTTGAATTTATCTGAAAATTGTAGAAATAAAAGGGCATCTAAAAAATGTTTTGACATTTGTTAAATTGTTTTAGAGGCACGAATACACTTTCTAAAAAGTTGGTTACAATTTTGTAAATGCTTAGAGAATAATTATAACACATGCATAATTTTTGTTTTACAGTGTGAAGAAATATTCATAGACTATATTATTAATTTGAAAATGGCTTTGATTTTTATCAAGTGGAAATTTGACTTAGTTAAACTCGATGACGTGGCACCATTAGTgtgtggttactgtagcttaactacacGGATTACTGTACCATAATCCAGGGATGTCccaactatcatgtgtgggtgcaatagcaacaatttcattcttaacataaggaactataacaAGTTCATCTACATAATCACCATTCATATTGGTTTCATGGCCAGAAGCATAGCAAGCATTAAGTTCGTCAAAAAGGGATATTACAAATGAACCCAAGAGATaagagcaattatcatagcattcatccttcggtaagcatgaagggaaattaaacaatgtatgcatTGAAGAGTtagtctcattagaaggtgggcacgggtagctaatcccctcttcctccttttgttcttcactctcctcctcatctttttcatctagtgagctcacagtgtcatcaatttcttcttccatagattcctgcaaaatttTAGTCTCTTCTAGATAGCGGAGACTTTCTCAATAAATCGATCAATATGGGTATTATATTCATAATTggcataacaataacgaagcatggcCAAATTTTGAGAtcggtaaacaacatcatcataatcttgatacttttcaaacaaagcttcaatttcataagcacccttaaaagcaacaaactcttctatttattccacattatagtaatcatatataccattatcataataagccaaggtttcattatcattaaagttACATGAAAAGGGAAAGTGATtatccttcatcctagagcaacaagtaatgttatatctcaagcatagattccaagcataccatttcaacatatgaatttgaccccataacagtttccctttttgagtcaagcgataatccctaaagtattcacgttgatccaacgtgtctcccCTTATATAATAGAATGGGGttatctcaggattattaaagtagTGCATAATATCTTCCATGtaatgagcatcgagggttttaggaggttccccatctccaagagtagcaagtacaccaatttttttggtatttcgtgttccatatccataactaaagatagagaacaacttaaacaacaaataaaatctacttagtgataaaccaaacaagcacacacgagaatgttcaccccatgctattgctccccgacaacgacaccagaaaaaggtattgataccccacaagtattggggatcaattgtagcctttctcgataagtaagagtgtcaaacccaacgaggggctaaaagtagaacaaatattccctcaagttctatcgaccaccgatacaactctacgcacgcttaacgatcgctttacctagaacaagtatgaaactagaagtactttgtaggcgtgacaggataggtttgcaagaaaataaagaacacataaataaaaattaGGGGCatctaagataaagaaacaactaagatggtcttagtagagatctttttgtcacaagaaggttatttgtccctaggcaatcgataactagaccggtaatcattattgcaattttatatgagggagaggcataagctaacatacgttatattcttggatcatatgcacttatgattggaactatagcaagcatccgcaactactaaagatcattaaggtaaaaaccaaccaaagcattataaggtatcaagtcctctttactctcatatgcaacaacccacctactcaggtttatgcttctgtcactcaagcaacccaccataggcaaatcatgaatACATTGCAACAAATTATAGcagggatccctcacgcttgcacGACACAGAGAGCACCCTAGGatagcaccaataataaaacatgcaactcaaaccaatcatgatcatcaatcaacccataggacaaaacggatctactcaaacatcatatgatatccatacatcattgggaaataatatatagcgttgaacaccatgttcaagtagagattacatcggtgagaagaggtgttgaaccgctgcatagagggggagagagttggtgatgacgcggcgaagttgttggtgtagatcgccgtcacgatgatggccccagCGGAattccggtgccaccgggagagagggggagagccccctccttcttattcttccttggcctccccctagatggtagGAGGGTTGCCCTTTGGTCCTTGTCCtcgatggtggcggaggggcgagagcccctccgagattggatctctctctatttCTTTCTGTTCTGCCTTTTTCTGCATGCCAGATTCTCGCCTTTCTCCGTTTCTTATATTGCcgtagatccgtaactccgattgggcttaagttttaacacaatttttatccgggtattagctttcttgcggcgaatgAAGGGCACAAGCCGgcctggcgcgccctaccccctggtcgcgcccctttggcttgtgggcccctcgggcaccgccttctgttgattccacttcccaaaattcacgtaTATTCCAAAAAACActccgtaagtttttatcccgtttggactttgtttgatatggattttctgcgaaacaaaaaatatgcaacaaacaggaacttgcactgggcactggatcaatatgttagtccaaaaaatagtataaaaagttgccaaaagtatacgaaagatgtataatattttcatgaaacaatcaaaaattatgagggaggaacatatactTCTAGGACATACAATAATATAAAGTTTccgccctatgtgttcaaagttttttaagtcatgcttgttttgccttcctatgatagttgattcttgctcccatgaattgttttctcacaaaatacctatgcataggaagtggtttaGAATTAATgttcttgccatgtgattcatgattctctcttgcatgtttcaactagTATTCCtgacgagcatcattgaaatcagcatgcctagctaaaaggcattaaagaaaagcgcttgttgggagacaatccaacatttttactttctgtttttgtgtgttcacatgattaagatactatTTTATTCATGttatatagcttttatttcaataaagtgccaagtaaagcctttcggatagtgtggacacttgttcgtttgattctatgcaaaaacataaacttttacaTCAAGTGGAGAATTCCTCTAATTTCACTCGAGCGTCAAAAAATTCCTAAAATTTTACACCGTTTTTGTACGCAAATGATTGGCgctgtcctaaattttcagaagttttagagTACGAGAAGTATTGTTTTCGTTtagatcttcacagactattctgtttttgacagattttgttttgcatgcatagttttcttgttttattgttTACATAGCTTAtactgagtgatataaattatgggaatgatatgttacaATAGGCATTGTGATTCTTgagtttgacagtacccaagagaatgatctatatttatcctactaacccatctcacgaagttccgttaagttttgtgtgattgaagttttcatgttttgggtgagataccaatatggaGAGAATAAGGATTATAAGTaacctaatattggggattcccaaggaacccccaaggtaatatcaaaCGAAGACTCAaacgtctaatcttggggatgccccgaaaggcatcccctctttcatctccaacattatcggtatatcttacttggagctatttttttagtcatcacatgatatgtgtttttcttggagagtcatattattttgttgttctctatTATATtctatttataatatttttttcaataaaaagttacaAGAATTTCCTTTGGAATacttgaattgcatgtgcgatgtgtgttgtacaaaaacacaaACTTATGCTGTactatttgaattatcatattttactggaacgtggaaagtttttgaaagatttacacagtactttcatacaaattatttaccaattcctaaattttcagaattgtttgagataTATAAGTACAAGTTTTAAGTATAtttctacaaattgttctgtttggacacaATGCAacaatagttttgttatctacttatcgtagagttttcatggcttatattagtggatataaattatggaaatgatagtataagtatataatatttgaaAACTATTATGCAACTTGTGTTGTTAGTACATGAAGCGTTGATTTAGttctatgtgtactaacctatgtcACGAGTTCTTttaaagttttgtgtggatgatgtTCTCGGGACTAAGGTGAAACCGGAATATGAGAGgactgaacgagatacaaaatctcaagatTCTGGATGCCCAATGAACACcaggtaaatatttcaagaagtctcaagcatctaagcacggggatgctacgcatcccacctttcttcatcaacaactaccGGTTAGCCTATATTGAGCCtagatttttatttgtccacttgATATGTGCTATTATTGGAGTGTCTTTTGCTTTATTTgcattttgaaataaaatatcagatatgaaaacctttattgagagagTCCACACatatctacttaattgtttgactactcattgatcttcacttatatcttttgagagtagtttgactgaattgctctagtacttcacttatatctttttgagcatggtggtgctgttattttgaagaaatatgcttttatgcttcacttatattattttgagagttgaaaattttaaataaacttgtgctctcattcttcacttataattATTTGAGATCTTATTATTAGGAATGAAAATTTTCTTTAAATTaaattggtcccaaagtgatagatatctaggggagatataataaaaaaaatcatgaagatcattggatgttaaaattGATTATTTGCAGTAGTTTTgcaatatgaagatagtgatatgtgagttgtgttCATGAGTAATTATGCGTTAGTAACAATATTGGTGTTAagatttgtgattccctatgcatgcacattaagtcaatagttatgctatgaagttacatcctacttgtgttgcattattctgtggtagttatgtttaatgttcgcttatgatggttttcgttccttggttgtgTTCTTCTTAATctattttctagccttcacttgtactaagtgcgaatgttgcttgtgcatccaaatcctaaacccaatgtTGTGCCAAATGactccaccataactacctatatgcggtatttcagtgtcgttctaagtaaatttgtatgtgccaactctaatattaa includes:
- the LOC123446269 gene encoding uncharacterized protein LOC123446269 isoform X2; the protein is MPHAGSGARRLPCRHRSSPLHPSVGSTTPTAVSPGFLSFGSSLLACCCCSDHLADLPAGHRPPSSHTPASPPRPPTRHLPFPPPQACCPPTTDYVGAREMTYPAVDDCYLDGASYLMEAADNQE
- the LOC123446269 gene encoding uncharacterized protein LOC123446269 isoform X1, which encodes MPHAGSGARRLPCRHRSSPLHPSVGSTTPTAVSPGFLSFGSSLLACCCCSDHLADLPAGHRPPSSHTPASPPRPPTRHLPFPPPQACCPPTTDYPETDSTVGYDYASDHQPFAAEQQDVGAREMTYPAVDDCYLDGASYLMEAADNQE